The Syngnathus typhle isolate RoL2023-S1 ecotype Sweden linkage group LG14, RoL_Styp_1.0, whole genome shotgun sequence genome segment GCATTCTCTCTTTGCTCGGTAAACGTGCTAAACCTACAGAAGATGGAGAAGAATCATTTCAAACTTATTGCGGACCAGGTAAGGGTTTTGCGGGTTTACCTTTGAAAACTCTGGTAGCCCAACGAGCTTGTATCTCTGCCAATGGTGTTATAGACCCCAGGCCGTGGATAAAGCCCACCACGGCCAGCGTGGGTCTGGAGAGACTGGGTGGGAACACATGCTTGTAGAGGCACAGGCGGTAACCCGACTTCTCCTGCAGGGTCGGAGGTAGGAAGGGGAAACTGTAGTTGTACCCCGTGGCGAACACCACCACGTCCACCTAAAGACAGGAATTCATCTTTCCAGGGATATTCAAGAAGAGTCATTTAGTGGTACTAGATCATACCTGGTCTACAACGCTGCCGtcagaaaagaccaaagtggATCCACGGAACTCCTTGACGTTCCCCTTCAAACGAACGCGACCGGAGATGATCCGAGCCGGTAGGTCGTCACTCACCACGGCGTTTTGCTCGAAAATCCTTCGAAAAGGAGAACCTTTGAATTCCTTTTTCTGTATCAATAATAACAACACACGTACCCGTGTCGTGGCTTCAGTCCGTAGAGCTCATGATTAAAAACCCGGTTGAACATCTTCTCCGCTTTCCTGCTGctgagagaagggaaaagtctTTGCAGCATCATATCCACGCGGGAGGCGTACATCATGTCTACCGGGAGGCCCCAGGGTCCTACCCGGCTCACCACCCATGCGCCGCTCCTTGAGCTCAGGTACACCTGCGGGACACCACGCCATCTCAtccttaattttattttctaaatatttCGGTACTTTCAAAAGAGCGCCACCTTTTCAGCAACCCGGCTGATATCCACCGCAATGTCGCCTCCGGAACTCCCGATCCCGACGACCACCACTTTTTTCCCCTGCATGCCCTCAGCGTTTCGGTACTGCCAGCTGTGGAAGTACTTTCCGTTGAAGCTCTCTAGACCTGGACCATATACAAGGCTAGTCAAGAATATATACTAATAAGAACCTTTGATAGCCTGGGTACCTGGAAAGTCTTTGAATGGCAGGTggggtgtggtgaaatgtccCGTGCAGACCATCACGGCGTCAAACAGCTCGCTCGTCCGGCGGCCGTCGCGTCCCTCGGTCTCTACCGTCCACCGACCGGTATCGGCAAAGTCCGCAGTCTGTCTAACGTTCACTACGGAGGTCTTGAGACAAACGTAAAGGCATGCTTGGATGAGTTTGGGATGATTTCAAAATTCTTGATCGTTGGGCTATTTTGACAAAAtcacatctaaaaaaaaaaaccaaatctcGTTTAACACGGAACTCCCTTTGTGTAGTTCGTGACACAAGCATATGATATGATCGCCTGAGTCGAAAAACGTGTTCTAACTTGGTGGTTAGCATTTTTGGATTCCGCACACCCACCTGAAAGCGGATGTGCCGCAGTAGCTGGAAGTTCTGAGCGTAGAGTCGCAGGTAAAGCAGCACCTCCGAGTGGTGCATGTTGTTGGGGAGCTCTGCAGGAGGTGGGAAATCACTGTAGGCCATCCTCTCCTTAGAGCTGTTGATGACCACTGACTCATAGATGTTGGCCCGCCCGGGTTCGGGTTCCTCCTGTCCCATAACAAGTTCTTGTGGATTTCCAGCCAAAGCATTTTGATTCTAGAGCAAACCTTGAATCTCCATAGCCCGCCAATTTCAGGACCGCTCTCAAAGCAGGTGGGCTCCAGAccttcttccaaacaagatttgATGCTGGTCAGACCCGAAATCCCAGCACCGATGACGGCTACTTTCTGAACCATGCTGGAGATAAAACAACACGTATGTGTTTGCTTCCAAGCGTGAGTTGCCGCATTCCAGTCATACGTTCAGACGCCCAAATGTGGTCGACAATCGAGCAGTTTAACATTTTAACGACATTTGTCTCATTTCTATAAGAGAAAATTAAATTGAATATTTCTCCATGCCTTCATATTTACTCGTAATTATGCGAATGACTTGTTTGCAATAGCTTCAGGTGCATAAATGATCCGTCCCATAAGTAAACTGTAAGTGTGGCTGATGCAACACAAGTATTGTGTGCACGTGAAATAAACTAAACAATATGTACAATACCTTGGCAGAACGATGTATAGtcttcaaaaatgttttcttgtcACTTTATTCCTACTCACAACAGCATAAGTGAGTTATCAGGCTCCTTAACACagtctgatgtgtgtgtgtgttttacattATTCTTTACTTTAACCACGCCCTACCTCTTACAGTTGTCAGCTGGAGTTGTCAGTCTGGTGAACGCTTCATTCCAGAAGTGAATAAGAATTCAAATTGTGTCATAACGTAACACGTAACGACAAAATGCGACATGATTACCACAGAACAGGAAATGGAACGGACTGCGACATAGGAAAGGGTCTGTCTGCTTTTTTGAGTGTGTGTAATCATGCCAGCTAACAAAGGGATGAGTAAAAAggagcaagagaaagaatatAGTATACAATTACAGAAAATATTaatgatataataataataattattttattaatttttaaacAGATAGTGTTAAAACATCGCGGCATAGATGCTATTTCTGTTTTGATTATTATCATTCGGATAGCGGACTGAAAAGGTTTCACATTTTTTTGGGCAAAAGTTTGGACATGAGGCCGGGCAAGAGATCGGGCTCTCGAACGTGCACGTAGTAGACCGCCGCCCCTCCAGCCACCAGCGCCAGGCTCAGTTTGAACAGGCCGCCCGAGCTCGCCGCGTTCGCTTCTTGCACCTGCCGGTGAAAGGGAGGTGTCCAAATACTTATGTCCGAGCTTTCATGtcattcaacattttttttccgaCTCTCAGTGAAGATGATAACCTAGCTTCTGAGCGGCGAGTGCGGGACTGACCTTCCTGGTCTTCAAGGGTTGGTACAATCGCTCAAACTGGGAGAGGATGGCCCGCCGGGCGCCGTCCCACTTGTTGGGCCCAGTCAGGCGGTACTGGTAGGCGGTGACGggcccccacaggacctccttGAACAGCGGGTAGTCGGTGAAGAGGAGCCAGAGTAGGCTGGGCCTGGCCCCTATTTCGCCTGCCAGGTCATCCATGTAAGTCACAAAGTCCACCTGCAGTGGCGCCTGCCTGGAGATGATGTAGCTGCGGTAAATAGAtgggggaggggcggggtgTTATAAGTatgtgtaggggggggggcatcgATTTTAGCTTTTACCTATTCTCCATATTTTTGGTGTCCTTGTCGACAGCCTTCACCATGGCCTGGCTTGAGGGCAGCTTCTTATGCCCTGGAGAACATGAGAAGAAAACATCTGCGTGGCTACACCGTCGACAGAACCTCATCCCATTTGGCGTAATGACCTTTCAAGACCCGCATGGCCCAGCGCGCCTGCATCTCAGCTTGCGGCATGATGGCTCCGAGGGCGTGGATGAAGCCCACCACGGCCAAGGTGTGATGCTCCATGTTGGGAGGGAACACGTGCTTGTAGAGACCCACCCTCTGACCCGACTTGTACAGAGTGTTGGGGGGCAAGTACGGGAAGTCGTAGTTGTATCCCGTAGCGAACACAATGGTATCCACCTGGAATCAATCTTACTCTCTGGCGATTGCTCTTATTTCACAATGAAGTAATGACATCACATGCAAGAAGGGCTGAAACCCGAAACGTTCCCACCTTCTCTGCGACGCTGCCATCCTCAAAGATCACGGAGGAGCCGCGAATTTCCTTCACGTTGGGTTTGATGATCACCGAGCCTGACAGGATCTTGAAGGGCAGGTCATCGTTGATCACGGGGATCTGACTGAAAAGCCTGTGAAGAGCGCACGGGGAACGTATTCAATACATAACGGTCCGCGTTTGGAAATGGTCAGTTTGATTCGGTTACCTGTGTTTGGGCTTGAGGGCGTACATGGTGTGGTCGTACATGGCGTTGAGCTTCTTCTCGCCGAACCAGTTGAAGAAGTTGATGGGGAAGAGTTGGAACAGGATGTGCACGAAGCGCGTGTTGTACTTCATGTCGACCGGCAGGCCATCGTCCGACACTTGGCGGATCACCCAAGCTCCGCGCCGAGTGCTCATGTACACCTGAcccaaaaggggaggggggagggtcaGCGTGATGGTGGCACAGGAGATACGCACCAACCTGCTCGGCGAATTTGCTGCTCTCCGTGGCGATGTCGCTGCCTGAGTTGCCGATGCCTATGACCACCAAGCGCTTGCCGTGCATGTCTTCGGGACCCTTGTAGTCCCAGCTATGGAAGTAGCGGCCCTGGAAAGTGTCCAGGCCTGGGGGGGCAGCAATAAATCGGAATGTTTCCAGGAAAGGATTATGAGTAATTAAAACATCTGGAAAGAATTACCCGGGAAGTCCTGCAGAGGCAGGTTAGGGTAAGTGTAGTGCCCCGAGCAACAGATGACAGCGTCGAACACATGAGTCTCTTCTTTCCCATCCCGCTTCTCCGTCACCACCTCCCACTTGCCCGTGCGGGCGTAATCCGGCCTGGGTTTGACACTCTTCACCAAAGTCTGAAGAAGCCACACGCATATGAGGAAGCTGCCGATTCCAAGTAAGCAAACAAAACCATGTTCACCTGGAAGCGGATGTGCTGCAGCAGTTTGAAGTGATCGGCGTACATGCGGAAGTAGTTGAGGATTTTGGAGTGGTGCATGTAGTTGGGATAGTCGGCCGGGATGGGGAAGTCGCTGTAGCACATCATCTCCTTGGAGATGTTGATGGTGAGGGAGCGGTAGATGCTGGCACGATTGGGCTCAGAAACctcctgcagaggaagcaaatcCACTTTGGTGTGAGACAAACCTTCAGTTTGATGGACTAGAGTGCTTTAATATAATACATTTTTAGTTTAGttcattatttctttacattgtatttgtttatattatatatatatatatatatatatatatatatatatttatattatataatttGTGCAGCCATTGCACTGACGACATGGACATAGTGCTCGGTTGTATGCGTcttggccactagagggcgggGTAGTACATAATGAATACGTGCCATAAAGAAAGCCATGCCTTCTAAGCTCTCAATCGGGTGCAGTAAAGCCCAAAAACTTCCCCAGAAGCCAAAACGattagtattttcttttttttaaatgtccttGCCTTGAATTTCCATAAACCTCCAAGGTCGTCGCTGCTCTCAAAGCAGGTCGGCTGCAAGTCTTCCTCCAGGCAAGCCTTGATTGCCCCCAGGCCCGACGGGCCTGCGCCAATCACTGCCACTTTGCGCACCATGGTGGAACTatagttttaaaaaatatatatgtatatatatattaccacAGGAGAAAAAAGTGAACATCGGCACTAATGATTTATTCTAATCTTAGTCAGGCGCCTTACAAATAAGAGATTGcgcaatactaaaattgcagtGCTTTCTTGTTGACATGACTCAAAGAAAAGAGCACAACAAATTGATGACAGATGCTGCTGTCCTGCAGTGTCACCGAGAAATCTGATACTCATTGACAATTGTATACTAAGTAAAACATTCAAAGGTGGTGTCATTGGAGGATAAGTTAATTCAAGTAGGAGTTCCTACCTATACAGAAGGTCCAAATAACAGCTCAAGCCAAATGCTCGACTGATGTGGTCTGATGTGCTCGGCGAGAAGGGTCCTCAAATCCTTGCGCTCGCATTTTTATATGTGCAGATCTCCACCCcttcaaacacacaaacacgatCGAGTCAGCCTGATCGttattgacttttgggtatcACGTAGATTACACAGTTACAAAATGAGCACACGCTTCAAGTTCTGTGAAAAGAATTTCATTATttagtatggggggggggggggtatatatatatttttataaaagGTAACACCCAAtgcatgggtttttttttaaatgaggaaaataaaaatgttaccATGTTTTTTTCCCTGAATAAAAATCAATTCATTAAAAGTAACCAAAAAAATAGCGAGAGAAGGTGTCATGTCTGTCCAAATGATACCTGGATAATTCGTTTTATCGAAGTAGGCTACACGTTTAAGTTTAGGAAAGCCTGTATAAAAATGAACATTTGCTTGATCTGTTGCATAATTCAATCGAGACTTTTGCTCAGCTTTTTTTGGCAACACACTGGGTTCAACTGGGCACACTGGATAGAAGTTTATCAGGTAATCAAGGACAAATGTAgataaaactaaataaaataaaaaagtggatGCTCAAGAGAAGTTGTGTAACAAGaagggaaataataataaatagtaaACAAATTAAAAGCTGAGCTACTGTACAGTAACTTTGTTACAAGATTATATTCCAGGTGGtccacaaaacaaaacttttatttttacaaacttTGACATTCTACAAAAATGCTGATAAGTATTGTGGACGAatagaaatgtggaaaaaaatcttTGAAAATATCCAAACGTCACTTACCTGGAATGATGCATGGGTGGTGGTGGTCCAAGCACATATCAggatggggcggggggggggggcagtgcccctaCCCCTGCCTTTAGCTCCACCAGTGGAAAAGAGAGGGGCAAACTTTAAAGAGGTGTCCTCCCACTAAGCAGGACGAAGGCATCGGGATCAGACGTCTTGATCACGGTGTGCGTGATGTCGCTCCCATTTGCTACAAGCAAGAACCAAACACAAAATGTCCTCAGCCAAAGGTAAAAACAAAAgatgaaacaaaaattaaaCAGGAAGAACCTTTTTGATTTTCAAGTACACCTCATAGAAAATGATAGACGCAGTCGAGCGAGGTCAAAAGGAAAACCATCTCACAGCCTTCTTGACTGAACACCGTTTATGAGCATCCAAAATGATTTTGTGATAAAAGCAAACAGTATGAGCTGTATGTCAAAACACAAATTGATTTTAAGTGATTTCCGATGACACCAAATACAAAATGACATGCACACCAAAAATGATACTTATTCAGGTTGAAGCAAAAAATCCTATAGATTGCACCACGTGACTCAACAGTCTATTTACAGTAAGTGCCGGATGGCAAGAAAAAGAACCCTGCCTTGATTGCAACAGAACAACAAGAGCAAAAGCTGCCTAGAAGAGGCACTAGAGAAACCTGGGCTAGACTAAACGTATTAGAAACAGCTCCCTCTTGTGGCACAATAAATATAACATGTTCCACAGTTGTGCAAGTTACATTAAAAACAgagaatgcaatttctggagaaattgtgtgggAATTCTGAGAGCTGAGGATGAACTCAAATGCTGCAATTAATAAAATGGAGCAATTTTGGAATGTGAAATTGGGGGGGGCGGAGCTAAATGATGTGGAAggatcagttaaaaaaaaaccataattCGGGAATGTATCAGTGGAAAATGTGGAATGATGAAAACTGTGCAAATTCAGGAAAAACTGGTCCTGAACATTTGAATGTTGGAGTGGTTTGAATCTTTTGAGTCATGTGGAGGGAGCAGCATGTCGAAAAAGTGCATCGACGCTCTTCAGCATTCCCACAATAACAAAAATGTCTCAGATTGTTACGCCACGTATCCCAGCAGCGCTTGCAGGCTCTGAGGCGAGAGCCAGAGCGCCTCCAGCAGGTTGTACTGACAGTAGCCCATCCAGAAGCCGAAAGCCACGTCGGTGACGTTGTGGCGCCCTAGCATGACGCGACTCAGCCCCACAGTGGCCGTCCACAGCAGCACCAGCACCCGCAAGGGAGCGGCTAGCACCAGGTGCGCCAGCAGGAAGCGGCCGCACATGGCGGCGCGGGTGGCGTGGCCCGACGGGAAAGAGTAGCGGTCCACCGAGAAGGTGGCGAACATGTCCATGCGGTTGTGGACCGGACGCCGTCGCCGCACAGTCGCTTTCACCACCCCGACGAGGACCAGATCCAGGAGAAGACCTTGAAAGTGAGCATAGGAATTCCAAAGGTGAATGAATTCTTCCCGTGCACACACCTCACATCTTGATAAAAGTATTTGGAAGACATTCAATAGTTTTTGCAAGAGTCTGCTTGAAAATATATGAGCTGGTTTTCCAGCAAGACGGCTGTACTTACCCATAAAGAGGTTGAGCATGACCTCCTGGCCAGCAGCACTGTCGCTTTTGTACAAGCAGTAGGCGGTTCCTGCCAGCCAGGGGATGCCGTGGCCCGTCACCTCGATAAGCTTCATGAGGGGCCGCGCACTCCCCCACGACGAGTCTTCTCGGGCGCACACCCCCAGACTCTTGGACAGCCACAAGTCGATGGCGAGCAGCGAGCTGAGGGCTACGCGGAAGAGCGACGGGTTGAGCCGGATGCCGTCCTCCTCCGGCGCCCCGGAGCCGGTGGATGAGCTGGAGCCGCGGCGACGAGTGGGGCTCTCAGAGGCGCGGAGCCGAGCGGTGACCCCGTCGGAGCTCTGCCGCTGGAGAAGATGAGGCGGAGTCGACGAGCGGCTCAGCGGCTTGGTGAGCGACATGAACTCGAAGCGGCCGTTGTTGGTGCCGCCGAGCACCGGGCTCCCGCTGCCGGCGCGGCCCGGGTTTTTTGCCTTCGGTGAAGACATTTTGTCGGCGTGCGTCCTTGCGAGGAGCTGACACCGCAGTGGGGAATGTCTCCGCAGTGTTGTGCAGGCTGTCGCCTCTTTATCTCGTCGACTGCAAAGCTTGAGTATTCTTATCACGTAGTGAAGACATAGGACGCCATATTTGTTGTTCTATCGCACAGCCTTCTGGgaaattgtgtttttcttcgTGCTCAACTCTCATTGGTTGATATAAATATGACGAAGCACGCTTACTTCCGGGTTTGTTTGTCGTGAGGGGGTGATCACAGACCCCCTAAGCAGGTCGTGTTTTTCCACGCGTCAGCTTTCAAGGAACACCCGAAAATGCCTGGAATCTTGCTGGGTGACGAGTTCCCCAATTTCGAGGCCGACACTACCATCGGCCGGATTAAGTTTCACGACTTTCTGGGCAAATCGTAAGTGAATCCAGCCAATTATTACGAGAGTTCGAAGTCTGAGCGTTTTTTATGCAAGGGTGACTTTCAGTTTCCTCAACCTTCTGATATGCGTCTCTGTGCAATTCTATGTTTTGGGCAAATACAGAAAGATGTCTAATTGTTGCGTCATAGGCACACGAAACTGTGGAAATGATCGGAAAACATTGAATTGCATttggttatttttttagttttgtcaCTTTTGGTGTGCTCCTAagtcattgaaatatttttgaaattgaATACTGCTTTTCTTGAaagtcattttaaaattttgttagTGCATTTGTATTTTTGCTTTCATCAAAAAGCGGTTCATCTTGCTCAGTCCTCACTGAGAGAAATCTGGAACCAGCATGGACACAAGGCTTATATTGTGTCTCATATCGAAACTGGGGCATTTGGGATTGTTGGCgcacatttgaggttctcagcCTCTTTGTGCTTGCTTGAATTCAGTGACATGCATGCAAACAGCTTTGCTTCGTTTCAAGTCCTACAAATGGAGAGCGTGTCCGTCGTGGTGTTCAGTCATATGTTAAGTCACGTGTGCATGCGACGGCCATGGGATTAGGCTTTGAAAGGCCCTCGATTTAAATTCCTTTGTGACATAAAACCCCTGCGTCTCTTTTTCACG includes the following:
- the plpp6 gene encoding polyisoprenoid diphosphate/phosphate phosphohydrolase PLPP6, whose protein sequence is MSSPKAKNPGRAGSGSPVLGGTNNGRFEFMSLTKPLSRSSTPPHLLQRQSSDGVTARLRASESPTRRRGSSSSTGSGAPEEDGIRLNPSLFRVALSSLLAIDLWLSKSLGVCAREDSSWGSARPLMKLIEVTGHGIPWLAGTAYCLYKSDSAAGQEVMLNLFMGLLLDLVLVGVVKATVRRRRPVHNRMDMFATFSVDRYSFPSGHATRAAMCGRFLLAHLVLAAPLRVLVLLWTATVGLSRVMLGRHNVTDVAFGFWMGYCQYNLLEALWLSPQSLQALLGYVA
- the LOC133167224 gene encoding uncharacterized protein LOC133167224, with the translated sequence MVRKVAVIGAGPSGLGAIKACLEEDLQPTCFESSDDLGGLWKFKEVSEPNRASIYRSLTINISKEMMCYSDFPIPADYPNYMHHSKILNYFRMYADHFKLLQHIRFQTLVKSVKPRPDYARTGKWEVVTEKRDGKEETHVFDAVICCSGHYTYPNLPLQDFPGLDTFQGRYFHSWDYKGPEDMHGKRLVVIGIGNSGSDIATESSKFAEQVYMSTRRGAWVIRQVSDDGLPVDMKYNTRFVHILFQLFPINFFNWFGEKKLNAMYDHTMYALKPKHRLFSQIPVINDDLPFKILSGSVIIKPNVKEIRGSSVIFEDGSVAEKVDTIVFATGYNYDFPYLPPNTLYKSGQRVGLYKHVFPPNMEHHTLAVVGFIHALGAIMPQAEMQARWAMRVLKGHKKLPSSQAMVKAVDKDTKNMENSYIISRQAPLQVDFVTYMDDLAGEIGARPSLLWLLFTDYPLFKEVLWGPVTAYQYRLTGPNKWDGARRAILSQFERLYQPLKTRKVQEANAASSGGLFKLSLALVAGGAAVYYVHVREPDLLPGLMSKLLPKKMCMVQKVAVIGAGISGLTSIKSCLEEGLEPTCFESGPEIGGLWRFKEEPEPGRANIYESVVINSSKERMAYSDFPPPAELPNNMHHSEVLLYLRLYAQNFQLLRHIRFQTSVVNVRQTADFADTGRWTVETEGRDGRRTSELFDAVMVCTGHFTTPHLPFKDFPGLESFNGKYFHSWQYRNAEGMQGKKVVVVGIGSSGGDIAVDISRVAEKVYLSSRSGAWVVSRVGPWGLPVDMMYASRVDMMLQRLFPSLSSRKAEKMFNRVFNHELYGLKPRHGIFEQNAVVSDDLPARIISGRVRLKGNVKEFRGSTLVFSDGSVVDQVDVVVFATGYNYSFPFLPPTLQEKSGYRLCLYKHVFPPSLSRPTLAVVGFIHGLGSITPLAEIQARWATRVFKGLARLPSKERMLDEVASETETMHKRYACSERTPIQVDYMPYMDSVASQIRVKPNVALLLLTDPKLAFQVLFGPCTSYQYRLNGPGRWTGARQAILSQWDRVVWPFNTKLPPKALKIRLVPRPRTPSKLSMVLFSSAALLYCFIYNTKQSLS